The following are encoded in a window of Thalassotalea insulae genomic DNA:
- a CDS encoding DUF3488 and transglutaminase-like domain-containing protein has protein sequence MQISRTAQGRQSKYELLLPRSMQLALLGLLVLNLLPLASQLAIWFIALSALCLLFHLAVYAKLVKRPSRIGRIFIALSGCLLLAITGRELGLLLGMLHLLCFAYLLKPFELNQQRDFYLLVILGLLLLSASFIFQQSIYFALAVAVIVLINFSYLTRYFSQQQGWHFQVKISSKLLVQSLPLTLVLFIAFPKIPPFWQMPSAKSATTGLSDTVKVGDIAQLALSNELAFRVEFYQQVPKYQQMYWRALVLTDFDGRQWSKRHSSFNKRKVFNQQTLARLALGKRKISYQVIAEPSYQHWLFALDVAIAGTSNGEILQLTDYSLFSRQKVNQSLVYQVTSYQDQALTIEVDGLNRYRQIDAIDNPQLSQYGQQLAVQFGDDRSTIIETVLTRFRQQNYRYTLTPPALTNNSLDEFFFTTQAGFCEHYASSFTYLMRAAGIPARLVLGYLGGEYNRQGNYYSVYQRDAHAWSEVWLAGQGWVKVDPTAAVDPSRVERGFSQQLLSEQQQLSPGFNVNRWLGAAWINQLKMQLEAIDYHWTKLVVNYSQQDQHNFLTHWLGTKFQLKTAGIIAITLIIAFSSIWLLQQYRQRRRDNKVVWLSYYKKAHQHLEKLGIVHENQVPDHQFIADLNQQQPLLAQHYYRLLQNFYSLHYQQPKKGQQVELIKAMKQQLRQLQSINRL, from the coding sequence ATGCAGATTAGTCGTACAGCACAAGGAAGACAAAGTAAATACGAGCTGTTATTACCAAGATCGATGCAACTCGCTTTGTTAGGGCTTTTAGTGTTGAATTTATTGCCATTAGCTTCACAGTTAGCAATTTGGTTTATCGCATTGTCCGCTTTATGTTTACTGTTTCATCTGGCTGTTTATGCCAAGCTGGTGAAGCGCCCATCACGGATAGGAAGGATATTTATTGCGCTTAGTGGGTGTTTGCTGTTAGCGATAACTGGGCGGGAGCTCGGCTTATTACTCGGTATGCTGCACTTATTATGCTTTGCTTATTTATTAAAACCTTTTGAACTCAATCAACAACGTGATTTTTATCTATTAGTGATTTTAGGTTTATTACTGCTGAGTGCCAGTTTTATCTTCCAGCAGTCTATATATTTTGCCTTAGCGGTTGCTGTTATTGTCTTGATAAATTTTAGCTATTTAACACGCTATTTTTCTCAACAGCAAGGCTGGCATTTTCAAGTTAAAATTTCGAGTAAGTTGTTAGTGCAAAGTTTGCCGTTAACTCTAGTGCTGTTTATTGCCTTTCCAAAAATCCCGCCATTTTGGCAAATGCCCAGCGCTAAAAGTGCAACAACTGGCCTTAGCGATACGGTCAAAGTAGGGGATATAGCGCAGTTAGCCTTGTCCAATGAACTAGCATTTCGAGTTGAGTTTTATCAACAAGTGCCAAAATATCAGCAGATGTATTGGCGCGCATTAGTGTTAACGGACTTTGATGGTCGTCAATGGAGTAAGCGACATTCATCTTTTAATAAGCGAAAAGTTTTTAACCAGCAAACATTAGCAAGACTTGCCTTAGGTAAGCGCAAAATATCATATCAGGTGATTGCTGAACCCAGTTATCAGCATTGGTTATTTGCGTTAGATGTCGCTATCGCAGGAACGAGCAATGGCGAAATTTTGCAACTAACGGATTACTCATTATTTAGTCGGCAAAAAGTCAATCAATCACTGGTATACCAAGTGACTAGTTATCAGGACCAAGCATTAACCATTGAAGTGGATGGGCTTAATCGTTATCGACAGATAGATGCTATTGATAATCCGCAACTGAGCCAATATGGTCAACAGCTGGCGGTTCAGTTTGGCGATGATCGTTCTACTATCATTGAGACGGTGCTGACTCGGTTTCGTCAGCAAAATTATCGCTATACGTTAACGCCACCGGCGTTGACGAATAACAGCCTCGATGAGTTTTTCTTTACTACCCAAGCTGGTTTTTGTGAACATTATGCCAGCAGTTTTACTTATTTAATGCGGGCAGCTGGTATTCCGGCACGTTTGGTACTTGGGTATTTAGGCGGAGAGTATAATCGACAGGGAAATTATTACAGTGTTTATCAACGTGATGCTCATGCCTGGAGTGAAGTGTGGTTAGCAGGTCAGGGCTGGGTTAAAGTTGATCCGACAGCTGCGGTTGATCCGAGTCGGGTGGAACGAGGCTTTTCTCAGCAATTATTGTCAGAGCAGCAGCAATTATCCCCTGGGTTTAATGTTAATCGCTGGTTAGGTGCTGCCTGGATAAATCAATTAAAAATGCAGTTAGAGGCGATTGATTACCACTGGACCAAACTAGTGGTTAATTATTCTCAGCAAGATCAACATAACTTTTTAACACATTGGTTAGGGACTAAATTTCAACTAAAAACTGCGGGGATTATCGCTATTACGTTAATAATAGCGTTTAGTAGCATCTGGTTATTACAACAATATCGTCAACGACGACGCGATAATAAGGTGGTGTGGCTAAGTTATTATAAAAAAGCTCATCAGCATCTGGAAAAGCTGGGAATTGTTCATGAGAATCAGGTGCCCGATCACCAATTTATCGCCGATTTAAATCAGCAACAGCCGTTACTTGCCCAACATTATTATCGATTGCTACAGAACTTTTATAGTTTGCATTATCAGCAACCGAAAAAAGGTCAGCAAGTTGAGCTAATCAAGGCAATGAAGCAGCAGTTAAGGCAGTTACAATCAATTAATCGTCTTTAA